Proteins encoded within one genomic window of Arachis ipaensis cultivar K30076 chromosome B08, Araip1.1, whole genome shotgun sequence:
- the LOC107611813 gene encoding HVA22-like protein e (The sequence of the model RefSeq protein was modified relative to this genomic sequence to represent the inferred CDS: added 24 bases not found in genome assembly) encodes MAGNKLWTLLTHLHSLAGPVLTLVYPLYASVVAIESPSKVDDQQWLAYWIIYSFLTLAEIVLESLLEWVIIWYDVKLLFVAWLVLPQFMGAAFLYERFVREHIRRYVTGRGQAHNHPSLIQAQPKIHKQQTKKSPTGSKPRKKFVDFIIPKKGDNQEAY; translated from the exons ATGGCTGGCAATAAGTTGTGGACTTTGCTCACACACCTTCATTCCCTTGCTGG GCCGGTTTTGACGCTAGTGTACCCTTT GTATGCATCGGTGGTAGCCATAGAATCTCCATCAAAGGTAGATGATCAACAGTGGCTTGCTTATTGGATCATCTATTCGTTTCTCACACTTGCGGAAATTGTTCTTGAATCTCTTTTAGAGTG GGTTATAATTTGGTATGACGTGAAGTTATTATTTGTGGCATGGTTGGTATTGCCACAATTCATGggtgctgctttcttgtatgagAGGTTCGTCAGAGAGCACATACGAAGATATGTTACTGGAAGGGGCCAGGCCCACAACCATCCCAGTTTGATCCAGGCCCAGCCCAAGATTCACAAGCAACAAACCAAGAAATCTCCCACTGGGTCCAAGCCCAGGAAGAAGTTTGTTGACTTTATCATACCCAAGAAA
- the LOC107611782 gene encoding ferredoxin-dependent glutamate synthase, chloroplastic-like isoform X1 codes for MKRRRFMLKASFLLPPSSLLSKHKTNTTERVRFLLLRDSHQCRMCDCINRTDFSRKLRPWSIAVVISFTELGRLISLTQEPTHPAIPILLAVGTVHQHLIQNGLRMLASIVADIAQCFSTHQFACLIGYGASAVCPYLALETCRQWRLSNKTVNLMRNGKMPIASIEQAQNNYTKAVKAGLLKELKGPKKIVFSCVLILFLP; via the exons atgaaacgacgtcgtttcatgcTGAAAGCCTCCTTCCTCCTTCCTCCTTCCTCCCTCCTCTCAAAACACAAAACAAACACAACAGAGAGAGTGAGGTTTCTTCTTCTCCGAGACAGTCACCAATGTCGCATGTGCGATTGCATTAACCGCACCGATTTCAGTCGAAAACTCAGGCCCTGGAGCATCGCTGTTGTCATCTCCTTCACAGAATTGGGAAGGCTAATTTCTCTGACACAG gaaccaACACATCCTGCAATTCCAATACTTCTTGCTGTTGGGACAGTTCATCAGCATCTAATCCAAAATGGCCTGCGGATGTTAGCTTCAATTGTAGCAGACATTGCTCAGTGCTTTAGCACTCATCAGTTTGCGTGCTTAATAGGATATGGTGCAAG tGCTGTCTGTCCATACTTGGCATTAGAGACATGTCGACAGTGGCGTTTGAGTAACAAAACTGTAAACCTGATGAGGAATGGAAAGATGCCTATTGCCTCAATTGAGCAGGCCCAGAATAATTACACCAAG GCTGTAAAAGCGGGTCTTCTTAAAGAGCTGAAGGGTCCAAAGAAAATAGtattttcttgtgttttgatTCTTTTCCTTCCTTAA
- the LOC107611782 gene encoding ferredoxin-dependent glutamate synthase, chloroplastic-like isoform X2, protein MKRRRFMLKASFLLPPSSLLSKHKTNTTERVRFLLLRDSHQCRMCDCINRTDFSRKLRPWSIAVVISFTELGRLISLTQEPTHPAIPILLAVGTVHQHLIQNGLRMLASIVADIAQCFSTHQFACLIGYGASAVCPYLALETCRQWRLSNKTVNLMRNGKMPIASIEQAQNNYTKLLRCTDF, encoded by the exons atgaaacgacgtcgtttcatgcTGAAAGCCTCCTTCCTCCTTCCTCCTTCCTCCCTCCTCTCAAAACACAAAACAAACACAACAGAGAGAGTGAGGTTTCTTCTTCTCCGAGACAGTCACCAATGTCGCATGTGCGATTGCATTAACCGCACCGATTTCAGTCGAAAACTCAGGCCCTGGAGCATCGCTGTTGTCATCTCCTTCACAGAATTGGGAAGGCTAATTTCTCTGACACAG gaaccaACACATCCTGCAATTCCAATACTTCTTGCTGTTGGGACAGTTCATCAGCATCTAATCCAAAATGGCCTGCGGATGTTAGCTTCAATTGTAGCAGACATTGCTCAGTGCTTTAGCACTCATCAGTTTGCGTGCTTAATAGGATATGGTGCAAG tGCTGTCTGTCCATACTTGGCATTAGAGACATGTCGACAGTGGCGTTTGAGTAACAAAACTGTAAACCTGATGAGGAATGGAAAGATGCCTATTGCCTCAATTGAGCAGGCCCAGAATAATTACACCAAG TTACTGCGGTGCACAGATTTTTGA
- the LOC107611783 gene encoding palmitoyl-acyl carrier protein thioesterase, chloroplastic-like yields the protein MQLTSMVASINLGLQFPCSLSNNVVKLGFHSSSPSPNNKRRVSLMVNANSNRRLGGTINNGENNNINNKNYKVNGVRVAEAPLTLRKLKEDSAEEALVTCMHGRFQEGIFVYRQIFAIRSYEIGPDQTATMETILNFLQETALNHVANSGIGGIGFGATRQMSIRKLIWVVTRIQVQVQRYSSWGDIIEIDTWVDAHGKNGMRRDWVIRDHFTKEVIVKATSTWVMMNRETRKLCKIPEEVREELTPFYINRFAISNEDTDSEKIHKLTDQDAENIQTGLAVSFLYMIFISLPMKVLEDYYMTSMTLEFRRECTQSNMLESMATPTSKLIHGNNSINIKVNSNLQFTHLLRLLDDDQRPEVVRARTEWHFKNYANSI from the exons aTGCAACTTACATCAATGGTGGCATCCATCAATTTAGGGTTACAATTTCCATGTAGCTTGAGCAACAATGTGGTTAAGCTAGGGTTTCATTCTTCATCACCATCACCTAATAATAAGAGAAGAGTTTCATTAATGGTGAATGCAAATTCTAATAGAAGATTAGGAGGAACAATAAATAATGGAGAAAATaataacataaataataaaaattataaggtGAATGGGGTGCGTGTGGCAGAGGCTCCTCTGACTTTGAGAAAATTAAAGGAAGATTCAGCAGAGGAAGCTCTTGTAACTTGCATGCATGGAAGGTTTCAGGAGGGTATTTTCGTCTATAGGCAGATTTTTGCTATAAGGTCTTATGAGATTGGACCAGATCAAACTGCTACTATGGAGACCATCCTCAATTTTCTtcag GAAACTGCTCTAAATCATGTGGCGAACTCTGGAATAGGTGGGATTGGATTTGGAGCAACACGCCAGATGAGCATTCGAAAACTCATCTGGGTTGTTACTCGCATTCAGGTTCAAGTCCAGAGATATAGCAGTTG GGGAGATATAATTGAAATTGATACTTGGGTTGATGCACATGGAAAGAATGGAATGCGCAGAGATTGGGTAATTAGAGATCACTTCACTAAAGAAGTCATTGTAAAAGCTACAAG TACGTGGGTGATGATGAATAGAGAAACAAGAAAACTTTGCAAGATACCTGAAGAAGTAAGGGAAGAGCTTACTCCATTTTATATTAATAGGTTTGCTATTTCTAATGAAGACACAGATTCTGAAAAGATTCACAAGCTTACTGATCAAGATGCTGAGAACATCCAAACTGGATTGGCTGTAAGTTTTCTTTACATGATTTTTATA TCCTTGCCAATGAAAGTGCTAGAAGATTATTACATGACAAGCATGACATTGGAGTTTAGGAGAGAGTGTACACAATCTAACATGTTGGAATCAATGGCGACTCCAACATCAAAGCTCATTCATGGAAACAATTCCatcaatataaaagtaaacagCAATTTGCAATTCACACACTTGCTTCGTCTTTTAGATGATGATCAAAGACCTGAAGTTGTTAGAGCCAGAACTGAATGGCATTTCAAGAACTATgctaattcaatttaa
- the LOC107614374 gene encoding heavy metal-associated isoprenylated plant protein 7 isoform X1, which yields MGEEENKLEKTKAAEKEQPKEPKKAETTVVEDKGVEKLVEEPKSEAAVLPEIVLRVFMHCEGCARKVRRSLKDFPGIETVITDTKSQKAVVKGEIADPLKIVERVQKKSHRKVELLSPIPKQSSSEDEKKSPIEEEKTEQKKQEIITVVLKVHMHCEACSQEIKRRILKMKGVESAEADLKNSLVSVKGAMEASKLVDYVYKRTARHAVIIRVEPQETSKIQEEKPTNSEEEKSQQEQVGSTENNKKEEEKKNKKEEKVAEEEIKQEEKEKKEDNNNNNNNNNKEKETISLTKNEHYYYPPRHGMELYAYAYNYNFPPPPPPPLSLLNNAHPLYYQNYPPQMFNDENPDACNVM from the exons ATGGGAGAG GAAGAAAATAAACTAGAGAAAACAAAAGCAGCGGAAAAAGAGCAGCCAAAAGAACCAAAAAAGGCAGAAACAACTGTAGTAGAAGATAAAGGAGTAGAAAAATTGGTGGAAGAACCAAAATCCGAAGCCGCAGTTCTACCTGAAATTGTGCTAAGAGTGTTCATGCATTGTGAAGGTTGTGCCCGCAAGGTTCGTCGTTCACTGAAGGACTTTCCAG GGATAGAAACAGTGATAACAGATACTAAGTCTCAGAAAGCAGTGGTGAAGGGAGAAATAGCAGATCCACTTAAGATTGTGGAGAGAGTGCAGAAAAAGAGTCATAGAAAGGTGGAACTTCTGTCTCCAATTCCAAAACAGTCTTCATCAGAGGATGAGAAAAAATCAccaatagaagaagagaagaccGAGCAAAAGAAACAAGAG ATTATAACTGTTGTTCTGAAAGTTCACATGCACTGCGAAGCCTGTTCACAAGAAATCAAGCGACGAATACTCAAAATGAAGG GGGTGGAATCAGCTGAAGCAGATCTAAAGAATTCATTAGTCAGTGTAAAAGGCGCCATGGAAGCTTCGAAGCTTGTTGACTACGTATACAAGAGAACAGCAAGACATGCAGTGATAATAAGAGTAGAACCACAGGAAACATCAAAGATTCAAGAAGAAAAACCAACAAATTCAGAAGAAGAAAAGTCACAACAAGAACAAGTTGGTAGCACTGAAAataacaagaaagaagaagaaaagaagaataaaaaagaagagaaagtagctgaagaagaaataaaacaagaagagaaagaaaaaaaggaggataataataataataataataataataataaagaaaaagagactATTAGTTTGACTAAAAATGAACATTACTATTACCCACCAAGACATGGCATGGAGTTGTATGCATATGCCTACAATTATAATTTTccaccacctccacctccacctcttTCTCTTCTTAATAATGCACACCCTCTTTATTATCAAAACTATCCTCCTCAGATGTTCAATGATGAAAATCCAGATGCATGTAATGTTATGTAA
- the LOC107614374 gene encoding heavy metal-associated isoprenylated plant protein 7 isoform X2, whose amino-acid sequence MYLFHLLKYLDFLFIKKKIIDFGYTTLFLGIETVITDTKSQKAVVKGEIADPLKIVERVQKKSHRKVELLSPIPKQSSSEDEKKSPIEEEKTEQKKQEIITVVLKVHMHCEACSQEIKRRILKMKGVESAEADLKNSLVSVKGAMEASKLVDYVYKRTARHAVIIRVEPQETSKIQEEKPTNSEEEKSQQEQVGSTENNKKEEEKKNKKEEKVAEEEIKQEEKEKKEDNNNNNNNNNKEKETISLTKNEHYYYPPRHGMELYAYAYNYNFPPPPPPPLSLLNNAHPLYYQNYPPQMFNDENPDACNVM is encoded by the exons ATGTATCTTTTCCACCTTTTAAAgtatttagattttttatttataaaaaagaaaattata GATTTTGGTTATACCACTCTATTTTTAGGGATAGAAACAGTGATAACAGATACTAAGTCTCAGAAAGCAGTGGTGAAGGGAGAAATAGCAGATCCACTTAAGATTGTGGAGAGAGTGCAGAAAAAGAGTCATAGAAAGGTGGAACTTCTGTCTCCAATTCCAAAACAGTCTTCATCAGAGGATGAGAAAAAATCAccaatagaagaagagaagaccGAGCAAAAGAAACAAGAG ATTATAACTGTTGTTCTGAAAGTTCACATGCACTGCGAAGCCTGTTCACAAGAAATCAAGCGACGAATACTCAAAATGAAGG GGGTGGAATCAGCTGAAGCAGATCTAAAGAATTCATTAGTCAGTGTAAAAGGCGCCATGGAAGCTTCGAAGCTTGTTGACTACGTATACAAGAGAACAGCAAGACATGCAGTGATAATAAGAGTAGAACCACAGGAAACATCAAAGATTCAAGAAGAAAAACCAACAAATTCAGAAGAAGAAAAGTCACAACAAGAACAAGTTGGTAGCACTGAAAataacaagaaagaagaagaaaagaagaataaaaaagaagagaaagtagctgaagaagaaataaaacaagaagagaaagaaaaaaaggaggataataataataataataataataataataaagaaaaagagactATTAGTTTGACTAAAAATGAACATTACTATTACCCACCAAGACATGGCATGGAGTTGTATGCATATGCCTACAATTATAATTTTccaccacctccacctccacctcttTCTCTTCTTAATAATGCACACCCTCTTTATTATCAAAACTATCCTCCTCAGATGTTCAATGATGAAAATCCAGATGCATGTAATGTTATGTAA